In a genomic window of Physeter macrocephalus isolate SW-GA chromosome 14, ASM283717v5, whole genome shotgun sequence:
- the LOC102985191 gene encoding 60S ribosomal protein L36a-like produces MVNVPKTRRTFCKKCGKHQPHKVTQYKKGKNSLYAQGKRRYDWKQSGYGAQTKPIFWKKAKTTKKIVLRLECVEPNYRSKRILAIKRCKHFELGGDKKRKGQVIQF; encoded by the coding sequence ATGGTCAATGTACCTAAAACCCGAAGGACTTTCTGTAAGAAGTGTGGAAAGCATCAGCCTCACAAAGTGACCCAGTATAAGAAGGGCAAAAATTCCCTGTATGCCCAGGGAAAGAGGCGCTATGATTGGAAGCAGAGTGGCTACGGTGCGCAAACAAAGCCAATTTTCTGGAAGAAGGCTAAAACTACAAAGAAGATTGTACTGAGGCTTGAATGTGTTGAGCCCAACTACAGGTCCAAGAGGATACTGGCCATTAAGAGATGCAAACATTTTGAACTCGGAGGAGATAAGAAGAGAAAGGGCCAAGTGATCCAGTTCTAA